The genomic DNA GGTTTTAGTACTTTATACGGGGCTTGGGTATAAACATTGTTCGGACGACCTCTCGGTATAACAAATGGACTATCACTGACTTGCTTTGGCAAGATAACAGTGCTTCGCACTTCTGCGGCTATGACCAGGCGTCTTGAAGCATGAGAACACATACAAACTCGTTACTTTCAACATCTGGCGTCatctacagaaaaaaatacgtcgATTTTCGAGTTCGAATGCTAAAAGGCCATGCTTCAAGACGCCTACTTTTACAACGAGCTCATAACACACAAGTTTCAGTTGACATTCGAATTATAAATCATTGCACATTCTTATTTTATAGTCTTCAGCCAGCAATGTATATTCGAATGTCAATTAAAGACCGCTGTTTATGACGTCATGGAAAGAACGCAGGGATTTTAACACCGCTTTAAGTAAGACTGTTGaagatgtggaagcgagacaacacgaTACAGCGTAGAGTGCCGTCTTGCTTGCACAGTGACAATAGTCTGGTCTTAAGgtgtggtggtagacccccggtcgtaacattttaattaactactCAGATGTGAACGATGGCGTTCATTGGTACTGGCTGGGCGCGCTCGAGGACACCTTCTCTAGCTTCTCAAAGTGTTTGCGCGCGTTCCTGATGTTTATCAATGTGGCTTCCGAAGGGATCTTGGGGTCGGACATCTCTACCATGACGTATGTGTTGCTTGTAAATCCATCTATAAATGCTGCGAACACGCTGTTGCGGACCTACAAAAaggaataagtttttttattttataatagcgTCGCTGTTTACTTTGTGTCTATCACAGAGCCCTTAAAAACATTACGGGGCTTCTGTTCTGAGTAAAAGTGAAGTATTGCTAGTACCTCCATGCTCTGGAACTGCGCGGCCAGCTTGCTGCAGGACAGCTTGAACTGCTTGACGATGTTGGAGACCTTCTCGAAGCGGTGCGCGTCGCGGTGCGGCCGCTGCTGGCAGTGCGACACCACCAGGAACGTCGCGCGCTCGAATAACAACACCTGCGGAAACAGGCCGTCATAGTATAGGAGGTCAATTACAGCTACAGATtgcgtttattatattttagagtAGTCTTTTGGAGATACAGAACAATGATCGGCATTTCAACTGACTGCACGGTTAAGGTAACCGCGCGAAACCCACTGTCGCGGCTTCaatcccagcgtaggacaagcatctgggtgtctttttgcatgtgacttgaacgtttttCGTAGCCGACACCGTAATTACAGGTATCAGATCCAAATTGTTTACTGTTTTAACTATCTCTCATTTAACGCAGTCAGAACTTTCATAAAAATGCTTGcttgtataattaaaatgatacaGTACCTCATCCGCGTCCACGATTTCAGCAAACTGTTTGAGTGATGACTCCAATGCCTTAACGTTAGGTATTAACTTGTATACTATGCTTGACCACGCCCTGAAAACaatattggttttaattttaaaaattttacaatatcataataaaactaaacttaattatGTCCTTATAGTGTAGTCctaattcattaattattctattaaataacagttaaaatataacaaaacatcGAACTCTAAAACCTGCTGCATGGCAACTAAAAATcgatgaattaattaaatgtcaagGGCGCAATAATGTCATGTATGTTTTGACCTTCCGGAAGGTACAAACATTgtgattaattaagaaatattggTACAGTCAGTAATCAGGCTCTTGAGAGTACAATcatacacaatacaaacatacattatatCTAGTTTCGGGACTGGAAAAAACGTGGCACGAAACACAAAATTCTACTGAAAACTTAAACACTAATATTATTGATGTCTTTCAACAATTTTAAGTCTTCGTAAATTTATAGAGAAACTGACTTGTAAGTTCTTTAAGCTGAATAAAGACTTTATACCAAAGAGATAAGGTTCCATTTCATAAAGCATacgattattgatttttaagtgtgtgtgtgtgtgttgacGAGGAGAAATGTAATTTCTATTGGTACAAGGATCCTAGATAAGAAGTTATCGGCATAGTTTGTTTTGCGTTATGTAATATATCGCAAGTTTGGAGGGTTTTTAAACTAGGCATAAATCAACGCGGACGAATGTGCGGTCACCACGTCAACCATTTGGAGCGCGACGCTTCACAGGTTCTATCCCGGCGTACGAGTGTAGGACacgcatttgtgagatccacgaatccTTGTTCTGAGTGTTTGTGAAtaccccgcgacacaatgattaaactCCATACTGCAGGAATCATTTTATATAAGAGAAATTTTAAGACGAATGAGAAAAACTCTTTGCGGATCCACGTCCAAATTCCAAAGCGAGGCATTATCCAAAAAGATACTCATGAGGCGGTATTGAGgccaataacaattttaaaaccgtGGTAGTCATATCTGCaaatattgaatactagctGAGCGCCTACCTATAGCTTTAAGGGTTGTGACCACgccttaatataattttataacaattatggGAGACACGACGCCGTATGTTGCGCTATTTCACTTTCACAACACCTAAGCTTTGGGAGGTGGACCTTGTTACCCTGGACATTAGATTCATTATTAAGTTTCGTATGTATAGTGGAATTCGAACCTTAACATAGTTGTAAATGAGCACTCACTTGTATAATGTCTCATCCCATATGCTAGTTCTGAAGCAGGTGCACTCGAGGGGCTTGGACAGCCGCTTCAGGTCCTCCTCTCGCTCCTTGAAGATGTCCTCGCGTTGCTCCTCAGAGACCAGGTCCATTTTGTGCACCAGGCAGAATATCCGGGCTTCCGGGGAAttctgtcaaaacaaaaattattagtAGGATTGGCTGGGAAGAAACTTGGCTAGCCtcgttatattttatgtataatatcaaGGGAAAAGTTgttctaaatgtatttatttaaaaaagacgtCGGAAATTATTATACACTCTTGTCTGGTGATGATAGAAAATTTGAATAGATCGATAAAAAGCGCGACGCTCATCTCATATAATTAGCAGTTAATAATAGTTATCTACTGCATAAGCTGCCTAGATTTCAATGTTTGATGATCACTATAATGTATCTAAACAAACAAGTCGAGAGATAACAGTATATTATTCTAATCCTACTAATGTTGAgataataagataaataattatatatgtgtaataaacaaattaaggCGTAAAAAAACTATTAGTAAAAAATTTACTTAGATTTGCAAATCAATGACTTTATATGGACCTGGTTTATAAGTATTAGCGTTGGTCCTACGATCCTCATTATAACGCTGGTATGCACAATTGGGCACAAACTACCTGCGATAAAGCAGACACGTCGGCCGCAGGCTGCCATTATACTTTACTATTATCGCGTGTTAGTAATGTGTAGGACGCCTTTAACCAACAGTGACTGTCGGTCTGCCGCGTGAACTTCTCGGCGTTATCGCAGATCGTGGCAACCTCGCAGAAGACTATTTAACGTCTTTGATGCGTCGGAGCACGGATCCTTGCATTGCCGGGAAGCTGCCGAATCGTGGATCCGCGCCTGACCAGCACCAAGCAATTTTTCCTCTTCTTAATACTAAACTGCTATCAAAGCACTCAATTTCCACTACATGCAAAGATAATGAATTAATATATTGGTACCTGTAATATAGCTTCCAAACAGGACTGATAGTAATGCATATCTTTCTCCATCTCTCTGCTCTCGACGTCAAACACGTATATCAGAACTTCTACATTCCTGAAGATGTTGTCTCGTTGTGATGCAAAGTAGTTCTCCATAAACGCTTCTTGACCGCCACAGTCCCATAGGTTTAGCACTAAGTTGCCAAGGAAACGGACGTGAGAGTGTTCTACGTCAACTGGAAGGACAAATATGTATCTTTGATGAGTAAATTTGGTTTGAACAAACTACTGctgataaaacttaaaaactgaatataataatgaaagtaAGCACAAATTTTGCATTCAAGACCCTTTGAGGACCAGAGTTTACCATCAATAATGTGAGAAAGTTAAAAGCAACTAATCAAACTCAACTTATCTTAATTTTTCTCATCATCAGAAGAAGGTAGATACAGAGTTAAAGGTTTTTGTATCATATATGGATATGATGatacaacttttaaattgtgtatctaattaaaaaaatgagtaaTAACAATTGTAGTTATTAAATCAAAGGgaacaatttcttaaaatagGGTATGAGTCAAAGGATGCAATAATACCTAACATATAAACAATGGCTGCAAATCATATCTGACAgataaacacatttttagtttttgtggTTAAAATATAATGGCACTTACTTGTAGCCCCCAGTCGTCGCGTGTCCCTAGCTATGTAGT from Trichoplusia ni isolate ovarian cell line Hi5 chromosome 4, tn1, whole genome shotgun sequence includes the following:
- the LOC113492867 gene encoding ras-related GTP-binding protein A — translated: MKKKVLLMGKSGSGKTSMRSIIFANYIARDTRRLGATIDVEHSHVRFLGNLVLNLWDCGGQEAFMENYFASQRDNIFRNVEVLIYVFDVESREMEKDMHYYQSCLEAILQNSPEARIFCLVHKMDLVSEEQREDIFKEREEDLKRLSKPLECTCFRTSIWDETLYKAWSSIVYKLIPNVKALESSLKQFAEIVDADEVLLFERATFLVVSHCQQRPHRDAHRFEKVSNIVKQFKLSCSKLAAQFQSMEVRNSVFAAFIDGFTSNTYVMVEMSDPKIPSEATLINIRNARKHFEKLEKVSSSAPSQYQ